A window of the Nitrosopumilus ureiphilus genome harbors these coding sequences:
- a CDS encoding DUF7482 domain-containing protein, with protein MKKLIAIILIGIFIIGLISVSLISDQFADAGSRKKIHFTQTITSSQDPGRGHENHQLALILSPNEGTLYDGSMTFTSSVPVQIVVLHEINSQDAKGQPTWTVDGKTVYGLSLIDLQEKSGSFEFTGAALALHSSTSKEFTSTVSVDGWIRGQPTEVMMQKIESEKEEPTSLLSRTNVPVTIPMHKGIYNGNQVLYIITDGSDEEYAKTISEKQGWNIELAPAISNIPEDTLQKIFIFKNGVKGDGIYGFQDEVFSSTPSQESQYSALNSVIEVTWKKGQKEIVFESATDIIDAQEKGRIEFNETGIVLNTPQITWPDGQMKIRSDKEITDDMPYGGGQIIEINKQELTVTFVAHRGWGPDGRTIYYIVTDATPLGPAETMGVVSSPTSANLIAHSGAVDLFQFKNGVKGSGPLGFQAGIAGASLDDENYSPMWRIYLVEWNDPESAKILETKSDIDSFRADGLLSVSIARPLNSDHIVNCPFIDPFQ; from the coding sequence TTGAAAAAACTAATTGCCATTATACTAATTGGAATTTTTATAATTGGTCTTATTTCAGTCTCTTTAATATCTGATCAATTTGCAGATGCAGGTTCAAGAAAAAAAATTCATTTCACTCAAACTATAACATCTTCTCAAGATCCTGGACGAGGACATGAAAATCATCAATTAGCACTAATTCTTTCTCCAAATGAAGGAACCTTGTATGATGGTTCTATGACATTTACCTCAAGTGTACCTGTTCAGATAGTTGTATTACATGAAATTAATTCACAAGATGCAAAGGGACAACCAACCTGGACTGTTGATGGAAAAACAGTCTATGGATTATCTTTAATTGATTTACAGGAAAAATCTGGATCTTTTGAGTTTACAGGAGCTGCACTTGCATTACATTCTTCAACCTCAAAAGAATTTACTTCAACAGTAAGTGTAGATGGTTGGATACGAGGACAACCTACTGAAGTGATGATGCAAAAAATTGAATCAGAAAAAGAAGAACCAACATCACTACTTTCTAGAACTAATGTACCAGTTACTATTCCAATGCATAAAGGAATCTACAATGGAAATCAAGTTCTGTACATCATTACTGATGGCAGTGATGAAGAATATGCAAAAACAATCTCAGAAAAACAAGGATGGAATATTGAACTTGCTCCAGCTATCTCGAACATTCCAGAAGATACTCTACAAAAAATATTCATTTTTAAAAATGGAGTAAAGGGTGATGGGATCTATGGATTTCAAGACGAAGTATTTTCTAGTACACCTTCACAAGAATCTCAATACAGTGCATTAAATTCTGTAATTGAAGTTACATGGAAAAAAGGTCAAAAAGAAATAGTATTTGAATCTGCAACTGATATTATTGATGCTCAAGAAAAAGGCAGAATCGAGTTTAATGAAACAGGAATTGTACTTAATACTCCTCAAATTACTTGGCCTGATGGACAGATGAAGATACGTTCTGACAAAGAAATTACTGATGATATGCCATATGGCGGAGGACAAATAATTGAAATTAACAAACAAGAATTGACTGTAACTTTTGTTGCCCATAGAGGCTGGGGACCTGATGGAAGAACGATTTACTATATTGTAACTGATGCTACTCCATTAGGACCTGCAGAGACAATGGGTGTGGTTTCATCTCCAACTTCTGCTAATCTTATTGCACATTCTGGAGCAGTTGACCTTTTCCAATTTAAAAATGGAGTAAAAGGATCTGGTCCATTAGGATTCCAAGCAGGAATCGCTGGTGCTTCTCTTGATGATGAAAATTATAGTCCAATGTGGCGAATTTATCTAGTCGAATGGAATGATCCAGAATCCGCAAAAATTTTGGAAACAAAGTCTGATATTGACTCATTTCGTGCTGATGGTTTGTTATCTGTTAGTATTGCCAGACCACTAAACAGTGATCACATAGTAAATTGTCCATTCATAGATCCATTTCAATAG
- a CDS encoding aspartate kinase, whose product MRLVIKYGGTSISASKDIQAIAKHIDSLSKKHQIVVVCSATSGTTDDLIEISESIKKENKSKAEQLASKITNRHKQLAKQTIKKSDLQKKLLRKLDEDFAELLALIDGMVLLGEVTSRSMDYLISFGERLSIKLVSSAINDSGKKSIPLTGKEIGIITDSNFGESKPLMDTTRLRVSKTVDDLFSKKTIPVVGGFAGADQHGHVTTFGRGGSDYSATTIGSCVKADEIWLMSDVDGLMTADPKIVKNAKLLKEVSYIEAIEMAMFGAKQIHPRTFEPLLSKKIPMKIRNSFNVKNEGTLVTVSPSASAKNTVKCVSNVQNNGLIDIRGGSMVGTPGTAAKIFETLAKSGINVMMISQNPSESSITIVVKNTDLDKAVSALEMELLGKIIKKLEITTNVAIIALIGSGMRGTIGVASRVFGAIEKNKINVSMITQGSSELNLAFVVKNSDTNSAVRALHDAFELDKIN is encoded by the coding sequence TTGAGACTCGTAATAAAATATGGTGGAACATCAATTTCTGCTTCCAAAGATATCCAAGCCATAGCTAAACACATTGACTCGTTATCAAAGAAACATCAAATTGTAGTTGTTTGTTCTGCAACAAGTGGAACCACCGATGATCTAATAGAAATATCAGAATCAATTAAAAAAGAAAATAAATCAAAAGCTGAACAACTTGCATCAAAGATTACTAATAGACATAAACAATTAGCAAAACAAACAATCAAAAAATCTGATTTACAAAAAAAATTGCTAAGGAAACTAGATGAAGATTTTGCAGAATTACTTGCTTTAATTGATGGAATGGTATTGCTTGGTGAAGTTACATCGAGATCAATGGATTATCTAATTTCATTTGGTGAAAGGTTATCAATAAAGTTAGTTTCATCAGCAATTAATGATTCAGGAAAAAAATCAATTCCTCTTACTGGAAAAGAAATTGGAATAATTACTGATTCTAATTTTGGTGAATCTAAACCATTAATGGATACAACTAGACTTAGAGTATCAAAGACTGTAGACGATTTATTTTCAAAGAAAACAATTCCTGTAGTAGGAGGATTTGCAGGTGCAGATCAACACGGACATGTAACTACATTTGGTAGAGGAGGTTCTGATTATTCTGCAACAACTATTGGTTCTTGTGTCAAGGCAGATGAAATTTGGTTGATGAGTGATGTAGATGGACTAATGACTGCAGATCCAAAAATTGTAAAAAATGCAAAATTACTCAAGGAAGTATCATACATTGAAGCAATAGAAATGGCTATGTTTGGCGCAAAGCAAATTCATCCACGAACATTTGAGCCCTTACTATCAAAAAAAATTCCAATGAAGATTAGAAATTCCTTTAATGTAAAAAATGAAGGAACTTTGGTAACTGTATCTCCATCAGCTTCTGCAAAAAATACTGTAAAATGTGTAAGTAATGTTCAAAATAATGGCCTAATTGATATTCGAGGAGGCAGTATGGTTGGAACCCCAGGAACTGCAGCTAAAATATTTGAAACTTTGGCAAAATCTGGAATTAATGTAATGATGATCTCACAAAATCCTTCAGAATCAAGTATTACAATTGTGGTAAAAAACACTGATCTTGATAAAGCAGTTAGTGCATTAGAGATGGAATTATTAGGAAAAATTATCAAAAAATTAGAAATTACTACTAATGTGGCCATTATTGCATTGATTGGTTCTGGCATGAGAGGAACAATAGGAGTTGCATCAAGGGTATTTGGGGCAATAGAGAAAAATAAAATCAATGTGTCAATGATAACACAAGGATCATCAGAGCTTAACCTTGCATTTGTGGTAAAAAACTCTGATACAAATTCAGCTGTACGAGCACTACATGACGCATTTGAACTAGATAAAATCAATTGA
- the pcn gene encoding proliferating cell nuclear antigen (pcna) produces MTFGAKTSGSDDLKAIISAISTLVEEATFVATAEGITFRGMDPSHVALIDISWPNSAFEKYECDSDIKFGVRIDEFSKLIKRADKKDSIEISISEQNMLLVTVGKNKKYKMRLIESSATDTPLPKIPYDSKIVLSSSKFDKILGDVQVVSDYLTIHTSDSKGDFSGKGDSGEVVIDLDKEDEEIEEISSKEDSVGTYSLEYLNPVVKAVGTTAGFITCEFSSAKPLRIEFKVANIGRIHFYLAPRVES; encoded by the coding sequence TTGACTTTTGGAGCAAAAACAAGTGGTTCAGATGATCTAAAGGCAATTATCTCTGCAATATCTACACTTGTTGAAGAAGCTACTTTTGTTGCAACAGCAGAAGGAATTACCTTTAGAGGAATGGATCCATCACATGTTGCTCTAATTGATATATCGTGGCCTAATTCTGCATTTGAAAAATATGAATGTGATAGCGATATTAAATTTGGAGTTAGAATAGATGAGTTTTCAAAACTTATCAAAAGAGCAGATAAAAAAGATAGCATAGAGATTAGTATCTCTGAACAGAATATGTTACTTGTTACAGTTGGAAAAAATAAAAAATACAAAATGCGTTTAATTGAAAGTTCTGCAACAGATACCCCGTTACCAAAAATTCCCTATGATTCTAAAATCGTATTATCTTCTTCAAAGTTTGACAAGATTCTCGGTGATGTACAGGTAGTATCTGATTATCTAACAATTCATACATCTGATTCAAAAGGTGACTTTTCAGGCAAGGGTGATTCTGGAGAGGTAGTAATTGATTTAGACAAAGAAGATGAAGAGATTGAAGAAATTTCTTCAAAAGAAGATAGTGTTGGTACTTACAGCCTTGAATATCTTAATCCTGTAGTAAAGGCAGTAGGTACTACTGCAGGCTTTATCACATGTGAGTTTTCAAGCGCAAAACCTCTTAGAATTGAATTTAAAGTAGCAAATATTGGCAGAATTCACTTCTACTTGGCTCCGCGCGTGGAAAGTTAA
- a CDS encoding transcription factor S → MKFCPECEVKLKKGTSGLECSKCGYVEGQKVTQTKKIVDEEEPDFSLLAFEGNEGEDTHPTIKLDCEKCGHDEAVWWMFQTRSADEPTTRFYRCQKCKYTWRDYT, encoded by the coding sequence TTGAAATTTTGCCCCGAATGTGAGGTCAAATTAAAGAAGGGGACTTCTGGTCTTGAATGCTCAAAATGTGGCTATGTGGAAGGACAAAAAGTAACACAGACAAAAAAAATTGTTGATGAAGAAGAACCAGATTTTTCACTTTTAGCTTTTGAAGGGAATGAAGGAGAAGACACACATCCAACAATCAAATTAGACTGTGAAAAATGTGGTCATGATGAGGCAGTTTGGTGGATGTTTCAAACTAGAAGTGCAGATGAACCCACAACTAGATTTTATCGTTGTCAGAAATGTAAATACACCTGGCGTGATTACACATAA
- a CDS encoding RpoL/Rpb11 RNA polymerase subunit family protein, which translates to MNAQVISSEPKEISLSITETDIGILYIIQHELLKGSNIDFAGVIVKHPLTNECWMRINSSTKPLGEIKKATNSAIKMAEEFKQLFNSKIKVN; encoded by the coding sequence ATGAACGCACAAGTGATCAGTTCTGAACCAAAGGAAATCAGCCTTTCAATCACTGAGACTGATATAGGAATTTTATATATTATTCAACATGAACTCCTAAAAGGATCAAATATTGATTTTGCAGGGGTTATAGTAAAGCATCCTCTTACCAATGAATGCTGGATGAGAATTAACTCCAGTACAAAACCTCTAGGAGAAATTAAAAAAGCAACAAATTCCGCAATAAAAATGGCAGAAGAATTCAAACAACTATTTAATTCTAAAATCAAGGTAAATTAG